The Equus quagga isolate Etosha38 chromosome 12, UCLA_HA_Equagga_1.0, whole genome shotgun sequence genome includes a region encoding these proteins:
- the LOC124248178 gene encoding cystatin-9-like, with protein sequence MGACAPAAGPRRQRSWALPCTMLLILLGSQLLVTRGWSSQEKSVSDDQRVMESYLPATAEYALHVFNLKSKDVNAYRLVRIRKSWREQDENTMTFSMELDLRRTRCGKFDEDIDNCPFEESSELNNTIHCFFTISTEPWITTFHLQNETCLEGFH encoded by the exons ATGGGGGCCTGTGCGCCTGCAGCCGGGCCTCGCCGACAGCGGAGCTGGGCTCTGCCCTGCACCATGCTCCTGATTCTCTTAGGTTCTCAGCTCCTGGTGACTCGTGGCTGGAGTTCCCAAGAGAAAAGTGTCAGTGATGACCAAAGAGTCATGGAAAGTTACCTCCCAGCTACCGCAGAGTATGCCTTACACGTGTTCAACCTGAAGAGCAAGGACGTGAATGCCTACAGGCTGGTGCGCATCCGGAAGTCCTGGAGGGAGCAG GACGAGAACACGATGACGTTCTCCATGGAGCTGGACCTTCGCAGAACCAGGTGTGGGAAATTTGATGAAGATATTGACAACTGCCCCTTTGAAGAAAGCTCAGAGCTGAATAAT ACCATCCACTGCTTCTTCACCATCAGCACTGAGCCCTGGATTACAACCTTCCATCTCCAGAATGAGACCTGCCTGGAGGGGTTCCACTAA